In Panthera leo isolate Ple1 chromosome B3, P.leo_Ple1_pat1.1, whole genome shotgun sequence, a single genomic region encodes these proteins:
- the SERPINA3 gene encoding alpha-1-antichymotrypsin, with protein MILWPSHSKTEQLGVPANISQERGGVLCRDKCQHPRKPSTPGGRLWDRLTTSSSEAELRAVGMSPLLALGLLVAGLCPAVRCLLGGRLGPEIATQEVQHTGPPLDSLRLASSNTAFTFSLYKRLASKTPNKNVIFSPLSISTALAFLSLGARGTTLTEILEGLKFNLTETPDTEIHRGFRHLLQSLSRPSDELQLSVGNAIFVSEGLKLLEKFREDARALYASEAFSTNFQDSAAAEKLINDFVKNRTQGKIADLVKDLDLHTAMVLVNYIFLKAKWKTPFDPHNTFEAKFHVSKRRRVTVPMMDLEDVAVPYFRDERLACTVVELQYASNDSALFVLPDEGRMEAVEAALQPETLRGWRHSLRLRWIDNLYLPKFSISSSYNLETILPQLGVTKVFTNQADLSGITGERNLAVSQVVHKTVLDVTEVGTEAAAATGSKIMLMSGKIGPLTTVSFNRPFLLSVLSRDTQDILFWGKVANPNQA; from the exons ATGATTCTTTGGCCATCCCACTCCAAAACGGAACAGTTGGGTGTCCCTGCCAACATTTCCCAAGAGAGGGGAGGAGTTCTTTGCAGGGATAAATGTCAGCACCCACGAAAACCCAGCACTCCGGGCGGGCGGCTTTGGGATCGGCTGACTACATCCAGCTCAGAGGCAG AGTTGAGGGCAGTTGGAATGTCACCCCTCTTGGctttggggctcctggtggctggGCTCTGCCCCGCTGTCCGCTGCCTCCTGGGGGGCAGGCTTGGCCCCGAGATAGCCACCCAGGAGGTCCAGCACACGGGGCCGCCCTTGGACAGCCTCCGATTGGCCTCCAGCAACACGGCCTTCACCTTCAGCCTCTACAAGCGGTTGGCTTCAAAGACCCCCAATAAGAACGTCATCTTCTCCCCGCTGAGCATCTCCACCGCCTTGGCTTTCCTATCCCTGGGGGCCCGCGGCACCACCCTCACGGAGATCCTCGAAGGCCTCAAGTTCAACCTCACGGAGACCCCCGACACGGAAATCCACCGGGGCTTCCGGCACCTTCTGCAGAGCCTCAGCCGGCCCAGCGACGAGCTACAGCTGAGCGTGGGCAACGCCATATTTGTCAGCGAGGGGCTGAAGCTGCTGGAGAAGTTCAGGGAAGATGCCAGGGCGCTCTACGCCTCCGAGGCCTTCTCCACCAACTTCCAGGACTCGGCTGCCGCCGAGAAGCTTATCAACGACTTCGTGAAGAATAGGACCCAGGGGAAAATTGCGGACTTGGTCAAGGACCTTGACCTGCACACAGCAATGGTCCTGGTGAACTACATCTTCCTTAAAG CCAAATGGAAGACGCCCTTCGACCCCCACAATACGTTCGAGGCGAAGTTCCACGTgagcaagaggaggagggtgACGGTGCCCATGATGGACCTCGAGGACGTGGCGGTGCCTTACTTCCGGGACGAGCGGCTGGCCTGCACCGTCGTGGAGCTCCAGTACGCCAGCAACGACAGCGCGCTCTTCGTTCTCCCCGACGAGGGCAGGATGGAGGCCGTGGAGGCCGCGCTGCAGCCAGAGACGCTGAGGGGGTGGAGACACTCACTGCGGCTGAG GTGGATAGACAACCTGTACCTGCCCAAGTTTTCCATCTCCAGCAGCTATAATCTGGAAACCATACTCCCCCAGCTGGGCGTGACGAAAGTCTTTACCAACCAGGCCGACCTGTCGGGAATCACGGGGGAGAGGAACCTGGCAGTTTCCCAG GTGGTCCACAAGACCGTGCTCGACGTGACCGAGGTGGGCACGGAAGCAGCGGCGGCCACGGGAAGCAAAATTATGTTGATGTCTGGAAAAATTGGCCCACTGACCACTGTGAGCTTCAACAGACCGTTTCTGCTGTCCGTACTCAGCAGAGACACCCAGGACATCCTCTTTTGGGGCAAAGTCGCCAACCCCAATCAAGCCTAG